The sequence below is a genomic window from Deltaproteobacteria bacterium.
TGCGCATGGCGGGCGACGCGTTGCCCATCGGACCGGAGCAGCAAGCGGTGACGGTGGTGAGCGGCGATCTGGCCTGGAACGTGGCGGGCAAAGAAATCTCGGCGCGAATTTTCGAAGCCAGCGAGCGCGCCCATCAAATCGCCATCTCGCCCCATGGCTTGCTGCGCGCGGCGTTCGCCAACAACGCGAGCGTCACGAAGAAGACGATCGAAGGGCGGGAGATGATGGTCCTCGCATTTACCGACCGGGGCAAAATCAAAATTGTCGCCTACGTCAACGATCAGAACGCCATCGAGCGCGTCGAGTCTTCCTACGGCAGTCCGGTGGTCGGCGATATCAAAGTGATGACTCACTACGGCCCCTATCGTGATTTTGGCGGCATCAAGTTTCCGACCAAAATCATTCAGTATCAGGATGGCAAGCCGACCTTGGATCTGACGGTGACGGCGGTCAGAGCCAATCCTACGGTGGATATCGAAGTACCCGCCGCGCTGCGCAACAACCCGGTGGCGGCGAAATCGGAAAAAGTCGCCGACGGGGTTTGGTACATCACGGGTGTTTCGGCCGCCAGCGTCTTGATCGAGATGAAAGATTATTTGATCGTCGTCGAAGCGCCGCACGGCGAGGAGCGCTCGCTAGCGGTGATGGCCGAGGTGAAAAAGCTCGTGCCCAACAAGCCGATTAAATATTTGATCAACACGCATCATCACTTCGATCATTCTTCCGGCTTGCGCACCTACGCGGCTGAGGGGGTCACGATTGTCACCCAGGAAATCAACCGGCCCTACTTCGAACGTGCGGCGTTGAATCCTTGGAGTCTAGCGCCGGACCGTCTGGCGAAGTCGAAAAAGAAACCAGTCTTTCAATCCATGGGCGACAACATGGTGCTGACCGATGGCACGCGCTCGGTGGAGCTCTACCAGATCGTCGGCAACGTCCATCACGACGGCATCGTCATGGCTTACCTGCGCAAAGAAAAACTGCTCATCGAAGCTGATGTCTTTTCGCCCGGTCCGGTGGGCGCCGAGCCGCCTAAAGTTCCCGCGCCGTCAGCCGTGAATCTCGAAGCCAACGTGCGCCGCTTGAACATCGACGTCGATCGCATCGTGTCGATTCACCAGCGCGTCGTGCCCTATAGCGATCTGCTCGCCGCCATCGGCAAGAAGCCCGCGCCACCGGCGAAGTAAGTAGCAAGCTGCAATTGGAGTGATGGAGTGATGGAGTATTGGAGTGATGGGGCTTCCAATGCTCCATCGCTCCATCGCTCCGCGCTTTTATGATCTTGGTCGCCGATTTCGATTCAGCTCAATTATGATGCGCCAATTACATCGCGCCATTCTCGCGGGGTTGTTCCTGC
It includes:
- a CDS encoding MBL fold metallo-hydrolase — translated: MLTKLVVAFALLVFTSYPAQAQESDLQRIADALDVSTTKTFQFTGNGMMYSLGQSTSPAAPWPRQFVKSMTRVYDFTAGAMRDTVVRMAGDALPIGPEQQAVTVVSGDLAWNVAGKEISARIFEASERAHQIAISPHGLLRAAFANNASVTKKTIEGREMMVLAFTDRGKIKIVAYVNDQNAIERVESSYGSPVVGDIKVMTHYGPYRDFGGIKFPTKIIQYQDGKPTLDLTVTAVRANPTVDIEVPAALRNNPVAAKSEKVADGVWYITGVSAASVLIEMKDYLIVVEAPHGEERSLAVMAEVKKLVPNKPIKYLINTHHHFDHSSGLRTYAAEGVTIVTQEINRPYFERAALNPWSLAPDRLAKSKKKPVFQSMGDNMVLTDGTRSVELYQIVGNVHHDGIVMAYLRKEKLLIEADVFSPGPVGAEPPKVPAPSAVNLEANVRRLNIDVDRIVSIHQRVVPYSDLLAAIGKKPAPPAK